Proteins encoded within one genomic window of Halobacteroides halobius DSM 5150:
- a CDS encoding class I SAM-dependent methyltransferase, with protein sequence MKEDVKVSQMDKEHLRLIRKNVSDFIEKCALKYDKQGTYLLDIAPQDYEGAIAFFKETNVYTLDINPEAEADYTVDICQNSEELIDDNYFDYILCTEVLEHTLNPFSAIKEINRILKPGGLVFITVPFNFRIHGPLPDCWRFTEYGLKELLKKFTIKSLEKIETADRDLMPIHYRVIAKKEEC encoded by the coding sequence ATGAAAGAAGATGTTAAAGTGTCTCAAATGGATAAAGAACATTTAAGATTAATTAGAAAAAATGTTTCTGATTTTATAGAAAAGTGTGCCCTGAAATATGATAAACAAGGAACATATTTATTAGATATTGCTCCTCAAGATTACGAAGGTGCAATTGCTTTTTTTAAGGAAACTAATGTTTATACATTAGATATTAATCCTGAAGCAGAAGCTGATTATACAGTAGATATATGTCAAAATAGTGAAGAATTAATAGATGACAATTATTTTGATTATATTTTATGTACTGAAGTATTAGAACATACTTTAAATCCTTTTTCTGCTATAAAAGAAATAAATCGCATTTTAAAACCGGGAGGATTGGTATTTATAACAGTTCCATTTAATTTTCGGATCCATGGACCATTACCAGATTGTTGGAGATTTACTGAATATGGATTAAAAGAATTATTAAAAAAATTTACTATTAAAAGCTTAGAGAAGATAGAAACAGCAGATCGTGATCTTATGCCGATTCATTATAGAGTTATAGCTAAAAAGGAAGAGTGCTAA
- a CDS encoding glycosyltransferase produces the protein MPKVSVIIPSYNHEKYIAEAINSVLNQTFQDFELIIVDDGSNDNSVEVIKSFTDSRIDLFCFKENQGASVVVNKCIDRARGKYIAILNSDDIFVLDKLEKQVQFLDKYSEIGAVFSYVELIDETGKQFKDESHDYYKTFNQKNRTRFEWLNYFFNHGNCLCHPSVLIRKECYNTIGYYDERLAQLPDFDFWVRLCMKYNIYIMPEQLIKFRIRDDEKNISANTPQNKIRSSWELPKILKNFLDINSDDILKIFPGLREDIDYIDDDITPFLIAKLALEKKDPSYKSFGLNTLYKMLGNKVIYNKLNEKYEFTYADFLKLTVKYDLFSITHNLSELDLNIKKELLKDVIKDKKIFIWGSGDGGIKTLNYLQGLGIDINGLIDISPNKQGKKINDIYIYEPSILEEDKFKRDSYVIIGSSYVQEIESNLRCLGYRWIDDYITPIIKF, from the coding sequence ATGCCTAAAGTTAGTGTTATTATTCCATCATATAATCATGAAAAGTACATAGCAGAGGCTATTAATAGTGTGTTAAATCAAACTTTTCAAGATTTTGAATTAATTATTGTTGATGATGGTTCTAATGATAATTCTGTAGAAGTAATTAAATCGTTTACAGATTCTAGAATAGATTTATTCTGCTTTAAAGAAAATCAAGGTGCAAGTGTAGTTGTTAATAAATGTATAGATAGAGCTAGAGGAAAATATATTGCTATTTTAAATTCTGATGATATATTTGTATTAGATAAACTTGAAAAGCAAGTTCAATTTTTAGATAAGTATAGTGAAATTGGAGCAGTCTTCAGCTATGTTGAGTTAATAGATGAGACTGGAAAGCAATTTAAAGATGAAAGTCATGATTATTATAAAACTTTTAACCAGAAGAATAGAACAAGGTTTGAATGGCTAAACTATTTTTTTAATCATGGTAACTGTCTATGTCATCCAAGTGTTCTAATACGTAAAGAATGTTATAATACCATTGGTTATTATGATGAGAGATTAGCTCAATTGCCTGATTTTGATTTTTGGGTCAGATTATGTATGAAATATAATATTTATATAATGCCTGAGCAGTTAATTAAGTTCCGTATTAGAGATGATGAAAAGAATATTAGTGCAAATACACCTCAAAATAAAATTAGGTCATCTTGGGAATTGCCTAAAATCCTTAAAAATTTTTTAGATATTAATTCAGATGATATTTTAAAAATTTTTCCCGGTTTAAGAGAAGATATAGATTATATAGATGATGATATAACTCCCTTTTTAATTGCTAAATTAGCTTTAGAGAAAAAGGATCCATCTTATAAAAGTTTTGGGTTGAATACTTTATATAAAATGCTTGGAAATAAAGTAATATATAATAAGCTTAATGAAAAGTATGAATTTACTTATGCTGATTTCTTAAAATTAACTGTTAAATATGATTTGTTTAGTATTACTCATAACTTATCAGAGTTAGATTTAAATATTAAAAAAGAACTTCTTAAAGATGTTATAAAAGATAAAAAAATCTTTATTTGGGGTTCTGGTGATGGAGGTATTAAGACATTAAATTATTTACAAGGATTAGGTATAGATATTAATGGCCTTATAGACATTAGTCCGAATAAACAAGGGAAAAAGATTAATGATATTTATATATATGAACCATCAATATTAGAAGAAGATAAATTTAAAAGAGATTCTTATGTGATAATAGGGTCTAGTTATGTTCAGGAAATAGAATCTAATTTAAGATGCTTAGGGTATAGGTGGATTGATGATTATATTACTCCTATAATAAAGTTTTGA
- a CDS encoding ATP-grasp domain-containing protein has translation MKKKVLVFPCGSEIGLEINRALAKSIHVELLGASSVKSNHGKYVYKNYIEGLPFVNEPTFIDELNLIIKSYDIDFIFPAHDSVVLKLAEFKNKLKCEVIGSPVQTCRICRSKNKTYDVFKSKINTPYIYKNLDSDFQFPVFLKPDIGQGSKGVHKAFSKKNVRFYLEKNSSLIMMEYLPGKEYTIDCFTNKYGELIFCKGRERERIYNGISAHTFPVNDENFKRMARVINNTLEFRGAWFFQVKKRKNGELVLMEIAPRIAGSMGLYRNLGVNFPLLSIFDRLNFDLEIVYNKFGMEMDRALVNRFKSDLEFDNVYIDLDDTIIIDDKVNPLIIGFIYQCLNKGIKVHLITRHSEDNVLDYLKEYNIENLFETISILNKSENKSDYIKQNNSIFIDDSFSERLEVFNKLSLPTFDITAIESLIDWRV, from the coding sequence ATGAAAAAGAAAGTATTAGTTTTTCCATGTGGATCTGAAATTGGACTAGAAATTAACAGAGCACTTGCAAAATCAATTCATGTAGAATTATTAGGAGCTTCAAGTGTAAAATCTAATCACGGGAAATATGTTTATAAGAATTATATTGAAGGGTTACCATTTGTTAATGAACCAACATTTATAGATGAACTTAATTTGATAATTAAAAGTTATGATATTGATTTTATTTTTCCGGCTCATGATAGTGTTGTTTTAAAACTTGCAGAATTTAAAAATAAATTAAAATGTGAAGTAATTGGTTCTCCAGTTCAAACTTGTCGTATTTGTAGATCTAAAAATAAAACATATGATGTGTTTAAATCTAAAATAAATACTCCTTATATTTATAAAAATTTAGATAGTGATTTTCAATTCCCGGTGTTTTTAAAGCCAGATATTGGACAGGGCTCTAAAGGTGTTCATAAAGCTTTTTCAAAGAAAAATGTAAGATTTTATTTAGAAAAAAATTCTTCATTAATTATGATGGAATATTTGCCAGGAAAAGAGTATACTATTGATTGTTTTACCAATAAATATGGAGAACTAATATTTTGTAAAGGACGCGAAAGAGAAAGAATATATAATGGAATTAGTGCACATACATTTCCTGTTAATGATGAAAATTTTAAAAGAATGGCTAGGGTGATAAATAATACTTTAGAATTTAGAGGAGCATGGTTTTTTCAAGTTAAAAAAAGAAAAAATGGGGAATTAGTATTAATGGAGATAGCGCCTAGAATTGCGGGTTCAATGGGACTTTACAGGAATTTAGGAGTCAATTTTCCGTTGTTAAGTATTTTTGACCGTCTAAATTTTGACTTGGAAATAGTTTATAATAAATTTGGAATGGAAATGGATAGAGCTTTAGTTAATAGATTTAAAAGTGATTTAGAATTTGATAATGTATATATTGACCTAGATGATACTATTATCATTGATGATAAGGTGAATCCTTTAATTATTGGTTTTATTTATCAGTGTTTAAATAAAGGAATTAAAGTTCATTTAATCACACGTCATTCAGAGGATAATGTATTAGATTATTTAAAAGAATATAATATAGAAAATTTATTTGAAACAATTAGTATATTAAATAAGTCTGAAAATAAAAGTGATTATATAAAACAAAATAATTCAATATTTATAGATGATTCCTTTAGTGAGAGGCTTGAAGTTTTTAATAAGTTAAGTCTACCTACTTTTGACATAACTGCTATTGAAAGTTTAATAGATTGGAGAGTATAA
- a CDS encoding glycosyltransferase family 2 protein yields the protein MYYSKERKITAIIPTYNSEKFIEETIYSILNQTKPLNEIIVVDDNSKDNTINIIKKFIRNYSQIKLHKLKCNQGSSQVRNIGMKIANNDWVLFMDHDDIAEPELLEKECQRLIELNNQNEEEFVLVHSAYQQIDEKGDLFANIHSWKQAEPKEILGYQFVRNRIISNSGVLLNKKLALEIGGYDLDLHYSQDWDLWLRLCQLGGFGYVDEPLVKLRRHSQNTSRKVEDFLNDEQVILNKYSINFIEEAINKRNLSDEINKIDFVSVLFRLNQLERAYQVIQEVINMAPNLTSGYFFLGLYFLKRSNLNQARQAFEKAIKLASENAAAINNLGCIMLLQNENKKAKILFEKSINILPNYIDANHNLEISIENKKINREELKFTWRELRSTLLNYSK from the coding sequence ATGTATTATTCAAAAGAAAGAAAGATAACAGCAATTATACCCACATATAATTCTGAAAAATTTATAGAAGAAACTATATATAGTATTTTAAATCAAACAAAGCCATTAAATGAAATAATAGTAGTAGATGATAATAGTAAAGATAATACTATAAATATTATTAAAAAATTTATTAGGAATTACAGTCAAATAAAATTACATAAACTTAAGTGTAATCAGGGTTCTTCTCAAGTGAGAAACATAGGTATGAAAATTGCTAACAATGATTGGGTATTGTTCATGGATCATGATGATATAGCAGAGCCTGAACTTTTAGAAAAAGAGTGTCAAAGATTAATAGAATTGAATAATCAGAATGAAGAAGAATTTGTGTTAGTTCATAGTGCTTATCAGCAAATAGATGAAAAGGGAGATTTATTCGCTAATATTCATAGTTGGAAACAAGCAGAACCGAAGGAAATTTTAGGGTATCAGTTTGTACGTAATAGAATTATATCTAATTCTGGAGTACTTTTGAATAAAAAGCTTGCTTTAGAGATCGGAGGATATGATCTTGATCTTCATTATTCTCAAGATTGGGATTTATGGCTTAGACTGTGCCAATTAGGTGGGTTTGGCTATGTAGATGAGCCTCTTGTCAAGTTGAGGAGACATAGTCAGAATACTTCAAGAAAGGTTGAAGATTTTTTAAATGATGAACAGGTAATATTAAATAAATATAGTATTAATTTTATTGAAGAAGCAATTAATAAGAGAAATTTATCAGATGAAATTAACAAAATAGATTTTGTATCAGTACTTTTTAGGCTTAATCAGTTGGAAAGAGCTTATCAAGTAATACAGGAAGTTATTAATATGGCTCCCAATTTAACAAGTGGATATTTCTTTTTAGGACTTTATTTTTTAAAAAGAAGTAATTTGAATCAAGCTAGACAAGCTTTTGAAAAAGCTATTAAATTAGCCTCTGAAAATGCTGCAGCTATAAATAATTTAGGTTGTATTATGTTACTTCAAAATGAAAATAAAAAAGCAAAAATATTATTTGAAAAATCTATTAATATTTTACCTAATTATATAGATGCTAATCATAATTTAGAAATATCAATAGAAAATAAGAAGATTAATAGAGAAGAGCTGAAATTCACTTGGAGGGAATTAAGGTCTACTTTATTAAATTATTCAAAATAA
- a CDS encoding glycosyltransferase, which translates to MTKPLFSIIILSYNNLQYLEECLSSILMQTYTNIEIIFSDDGSSNFDKNVILDFINKNKKGNIKRCVINHNSRNLGVVKNYNKAIELSEGEYIFYVGLDDMLYDENVVLDIVNFFKKSNSLIFTGYRCVYDKNMQECLEILPNKRKKEFIKNDTPRELHLKLSRGNFIAGSATPFSKKIIEKYGYLDEEYILLEDYPRYLSLTKQGCNIDFIDRKLIKYRAGGITTNKEKNEVLEEDFTKTRKKEVAHFVKGIAESINIKGKRIVGWGTSRGYKDNKDMFDYDISYLLDSDKNKHNKFLDGKKICSPEKLLDEDPEEIFVIVFSETYYYDIKSYLEKIGMKELENYCCFVDLLYDN; encoded by the coding sequence ATGACAAAACCGTTATTCAGTATAATTATTCTTTCTTATAATAACTTACAATATTTAGAGGAATGTCTGAGTTCGATATTAATGCAAACTTATACTAATATAGAAATAATCTTTAGTGATGATGGTAGTTCGAACTTTGATAAAAATGTAATTTTAGATTTTATTAATAAAAATAAAAAAGGAAATATTAAAAGATGTGTAATTAATCATAATAGTAGAAACTTAGGTGTTGTTAAAAATTATAATAAAGCAATTGAACTAAGTGAAGGAGAATATATTTTTTATGTTGGATTAGATGACATGTTATATGATGAAAATGTGGTTTTAGATATTGTGAATTTTTTTAAAAAATCAAATAGTCTCATATTTACAGGATATAGATGTGTTTATGATAAAAACATGCAAGAGTGTTTAGAAATTCTTCCTAATAAAAGAAAGAAGGAGTTCATTAAAAATGATACTCCTAGAGAATTGCATCTGAAATTAAGTAGGGGTAACTTTATTGCTGGTTCAGCAACACCTTTTTCAAAAAAAATAATAGAAAAATATGGATATTTAGATGAAGAGTATATTCTATTGGAAGATTATCCTAGATATTTAAGTTTGACTAAGCAAGGATGTAATATAGATTTTATAGACAGAAAGTTAATTAAATATAGAGCTGGTGGAATCACAACTAATAAAGAAAAAAATGAAGTTTTAGAGGAGGATTTTACAAAAACAAGAAAGAAGGAAGTAGCACATTTTGTAAAAGGTATAGCAGAATCAATTAATATTAAAGGGAAAAGAATAGTTGGTTGGGGAACATCTAGAGGATATAAGGATAATAAAGATATGTTTGATTATGATATTAGTTATCTTTTAGATTCGGATAAAAATAAACATAATAAATTTTTAGATGGAAAAAAGATATGTTCTCCTGAAAAACTGTTGGATGAAGATCCAGAGGAAATATTTGTAATAGTTTTTAGTGAAACTTATTACTATGACATTAAAAGTTATTTAGAAAAGATCGGTATGAAAGAATTAGAAAATTATTGTTGTTTTGTAGATTTACTGTATGATAATTAA
- a CDS encoding DegT/DnrJ/EryC1/StrS family aminotransferase — MKHNIKGFEEPVYITRPLLPNLDQVNKKIKKIWTSKWLTNNGKQHQCLENRLQDFLKVTNLSLFNNGTIALLIACRALELSGEVITTPFSFPATTHVLEWNNITPVFCDVDEQTMNINVDKIEDLITEKTTAILPVHVFGVPCDVERIQKIADDYNLKVIYDAAHAFGVEINNQGIGEFGDASMMSFHATKMYHTLEGGSLSCSDPELKEKFDLMKNFGIKNEEQIVMPGINGKMNEIQAAIGLIVLEHLEDERNKRKLLINTYKKCLRGVKGVYFTEEIKGVKSNYQYFVIRIDEKEFGRSRDYVYEKFKEFNVFTRKYFHPLISNYSFYSQLSSAKKSKLPVANNIVKKVLSMPLYGELNVDDINKICDILKSFKR, encoded by the coding sequence ATGAAACATAATATTAAAGGATTTGAAGAACCTGTATATATTACTCGACCTCTTTTACCTAATTTAGATCAAGTTAATAAAAAAATTAAAAAGATATGGACTTCTAAATGGCTTACAAATAACGGAAAACAGCATCAATGTTTAGAAAATAGATTACAAGACTTTTTAAAAGTAACTAATCTATCATTATTTAATAATGGAACAATTGCTCTTTTGATAGCGTGTAGAGCACTTGAACTTTCTGGAGAAGTAATAACAACTCCCTTTAGTTTTCCTGCTACAACCCATGTGTTAGAGTGGAATAATATAACTCCTGTTTTTTGTGATGTTGATGAACAAACTATGAATATTAATGTTGATAAGATTGAAGATTTAATTACTGAAAAAACAACTGCCATACTTCCAGTTCATGTCTTTGGGGTTCCTTGTGATGTAGAGAGAATTCAAAAAATTGCAGATGATTATAATTTAAAAGTAATCTATGATGCTGCCCATGCCTTTGGGGTTGAAATTAATAATCAAGGAATAGGTGAATTTGGTGATGCATCAATGATGAGTTTTCATGCTACTAAAATGTATCATACACTTGAGGGTGGATCATTAAGTTGTAGTGACCCTGAACTAAAAGAAAAGTTTGATTTAATGAAAAATTTTGGGATAAAGAATGAAGAACAAATAGTCATGCCAGGGATAAATGGAAAAATGAATGAAATTCAAGCTGCTATAGGGTTAATTGTATTAGAACACTTAGAAGATGAAAGAAATAAGAGAAAACTACTTATTAATACTTATAAAAAATGTCTAAGAGGGGTAAAGGGAGTTTATTTTACGGAAGAAATCAAAGGAGTTAAAAGTAATTATCAATATTTTGTTATTAGAATTGATGAAAAAGAATTTGGTAGATCTAGAGATTATGTATATGAAAAATTTAAAGAATTTAATGTTTTTACTAGAAAGTATTTTCACCCGTTAATAAGCAACTATTCTTTTTATTCTCAATTATCTTCAGCTAAAAAATCTAAATTACCAGTTGCTAATAATATTGTAAAAAAAGTTTTGTCAATGCCTTTATATGGTGAGTTAAATGTTGATGATATTAATAAAATTTGTGATATCTTAAAATCATTTAAAAGATAA
- the rfbA gene encoding glucose-1-phosphate thymidylyltransferase RfbA: MKGIILAGGLGTRLYPVTKALSKQSLPVYDKPMIYYPLSTLMLAGIREILIISTPEHLPVYEEMLGDGSYIGLDISYEVQEEPKGLAQAFIIGEEFIADDNVALILGDNIFYGQSFSQILKRAASLEEGATIFGYYVKDPSSFGVVEFDDRGRVLSLEEKPDNPKSSYAVPGLYFYDNTVVDKAKEIEPSTRGELEITDINKLYLEEERLMVEHFGRGMAWFDAGTHDGLLEAATFIEAIQKRQGLYIACIEEIAYRLGYIDSNQLKELAQPLLKTNYGKYLVSICEE, translated from the coding sequence ATGAAAGGAATAATCTTAGCAGGTGGTTTAGGAACCAGACTTTACCCTGTAACAAAAGCATTATCAAAGCAGAGTCTGCCAGTCTATGACAAGCCAATGATTTACTATCCATTATCAACATTAATGTTAGCAGGAATTAGAGAAATATTGATTATTTCTACTCCAGAACATCTACCAGTCTATGAAGAAATGTTAGGTGATGGAAGTTATATTGGATTAGATATATCATATGAGGTACAAGAAGAGCCCAAGGGATTGGCCCAGGCCTTTATAATTGGAGAAGAGTTCATAGCAGATGACAATGTGGCCTTGATTTTAGGAGATAACATATTTTATGGACAAAGCTTCAGTCAGATATTAAAAAGAGCAGCTTCTTTAGAAGAAGGAGCTACTATCTTTGGTTATTATGTAAAGGATCCAAGTAGTTTTGGAGTAGTAGAATTTGATGATAGAGGAAGGGTGTTATCACTCGAAGAGAAACCAGATAATCCAAAATCAAGTTATGCAGTGCCAGGATTATACTTTTATGATAATACAGTAGTAGATAAGGCTAAAGAAATTGAACCATCAACTAGAGGAGAACTTGAGATAACTGATATAAATAAGCTTTATCTAGAAGAAGAACGGTTAATGGTAGAACATTTTGGACGAGGAATGGCTTGGTTTGATGCAGGGACCCATGATGGTTTACTAGAGGCTGCTACATTTATAGAAGCCATTCAAAAAAGACAAGGCCTTTATATAGCTTGTATAGAAGAAATAGCTTACAGACTAGGTTATATTGATTCTAATCAGTTAAAAGAATTAGCTCAGCCATTATTAAAGACCAATTATGGTAAGTATTTGGTATCAATCTGTGAGGAGTAA
- a CDS encoding glycosyltransferase — MSSPLVSIIILSYNNLQYYKECLESVLKQNYSNIEIIFNDDGSSNFKQDEIISFIKENKNNNIKRTVINHNENNLGVVKNYNKALRLSKGDYIFYIGLDDMLHDKDVISDVVDFFEKTGNLIITGYRAIYDEDMKNCHKVLPRENETKFIKKGDPKYLHIKLSRGNFIAGSCTPFSKELIEKYGYLDEDYTLLEDYPRYLNLTRRDCKINFIERKLIKYRLGGITNNNEDNKVLKRDISKASEKEIGDFVGQFFKRKINSIKDRDLIAWGACEGYQNNREQFETNIRYFVDSDKNKYNTLVDGKKIYSPQKLREEKREEVFVVVFSRSHYNEISEELNDYGFIEFENYCCFRDLIISN; from the coding sequence ATGAGCTCTCCACTAGTTAGTATAATTATTCTATCATATAATAATTTGCAATATTATAAAGAATGTCTAGAATCTGTTTTAAAACAAAATTATTCTAATATAGAGATTATTTTTAATGATGATGGTAGTAGTAATTTTAAACAAGATGAGATTATAAGTTTTATTAAGGAGAATAAAAATAATAATATTAAGAGAACAGTAATTAATCATAATGAGAATAATTTAGGGGTAGTCAAAAATTATAATAAAGCTCTTAGGTTAAGTAAGGGAGATTATATTTTCTATATCGGGTTAGATGACATGTTACATGATAAAGATGTAATTTCTGATGTAGTAGATTTTTTTGAAAAGACAGGTAACCTTATTATTACAGGTTATAGAGCCATTTATGATGAAGATATGAAGAATTGTCATAAAGTATTACCTAGAGAAAATGAAACAAAATTTATAAAGAAAGGAGATCCTAAATATTTACATATAAAATTAAGTAGAGGAAATTTCATTGCTGGTTCATGTACTCCATTTTCTAAAGAGTTAATAGAGAAATATGGTTATCTTGATGAAGATTATACTTTACTAGAAGATTATCCTAGGTATCTTAATCTAACTAGAAGAGATTGTAAAATAAATTTTATTGAAAGAAAGTTAATTAAATATAGACTTGGTGGGATTACAAATAATAATGAGGATAATAAAGTATTAAAGAGAGATATATCTAAGGCTAGTGAAAAAGAAATAGGAGATTTTGTAGGTCAATTTTTCAAACGAAAGATTAATAGTATTAAGGATAGAGATTTAATTGCTTGGGGAGCTTGTGAAGGATACCAAAATAATAGGGAACAGTTTGAGACTAATATTAGATATTTTGTGGATTCAGATAAAAATAAATATAATACTTTAGTTGATGGTAAGAAGATATATTCACCTCAGAAGCTTAGGGAAGAAAAGAGGGAAGAAGTATTTGTAGTTGTATTTAGTCGAAGTCATTATAACGAAATAAGTGAAGAATTAAATGATTACGGATTCATAGAATTTGAAAATTATTGTTGTTTTAGGGATTTAATAATCTCCAACTGA